The genomic region CCCTGATCGAGATCAACGGGATCACCAAGGTCTACCGGATGGGCGAAGAGGACGTGCAGGCCCTCCGGGGCGTCTCCCTGTCGATCGACAAGGGGGAGTACGTCGCGATCATGGGTCCCTCGGGCTCCGGGAAATCCACGCTCATGAACCTGATCGGCTGTCTCGACACGCCGACCGCGGGCTCCTATCGCCTGAACGGAAACGAGGTCGCGCGGATGACCGACGACGAGCTCGCCGCGATCCGGAACCGCGAGATCGGCTTCGTCTTCCAGACGTTCAATCTGCTGCCGCGGACGTCGGCCGTCGCCCAGGTGGAGCTCCCGCTCGTCTACAGCGGCGTCCCGAAGCGCGAGCGTCACGAGAGGGCGGTCGAGGCGCTCCACGCGGTCGGCCTGGCGGACCGGATGTCGCACCACCCGAGCGAGCTCTCCGGCGGGCAGCGGCAGCGGGTGGCCGTCGCCCGGGCGCTCATCAATCGCCCCAGCCTGATTCTCGCGGACGAGCCGACCGGCAACCTCGATTCGAAGACGGGCGCCGACATCATGGCGCTCTTCGATACGCTCAACCGCCGCGGAAACACGATCGTCCTCGTGACGCACGAGGAAGACATCGCGG from Thermoanaerobaculia bacterium harbors:
- a CDS encoding ABC transporter ATP-binding protein; this translates as MALIEINGITKVYRMGEEDVQALRGVSLSIDKGEYVAIMGPSGSGKSTLMNLIGCLDTPTAGSYRLNGNEVARMTDDELAAIRNREIGFVFQTFNLLPRTSAVAQVELPLVYSGVPKRERHERAVEALHAVGLADRMSHHPSELSGGQRQRVAVARALINRPSLILADEPTGNLDSKTGADIMALFDTLNRRGNTIVLVTHEEDIAEHARRIVRLLDGRILDDRTNPGGRGAASAPALATDTPA